Proteins encoded together in one Pseudomonadota bacterium window:
- a CDS encoding LysR substrate-binding domain-containing protein — protein MNLRDLEYIVAIERYRNFGKAAQACHVSQPALSSQVKKLEERLGVELFVRTNQSVCPTEAGYRIIATAKDMQRSARQINDMAAEYRDPLSVPLKLGIFPTLAPFIVPYISRSVKDIADSLKLIYREKPTAELVQELRRRTIDVALVSGPFDAAGCNFTPVFREKLYLIVSDKHRLSNRHTISAREVPREEMLLLDEEHCLRNEAIALCQDNRVGLDVPEDMSATSLLTASHYIANDFGCTLMPELGVPFIARANPHIRFIEINDESYVRNIGFLSRKGCPREHILHALCDQIRRHPPDNTQALH, from the coding sequence ATGAATCTTCGCGATCTCGAATATATTGTCGCTATTGAGCGCTATCGTAACTTCGGCAAAGCGGCGCAGGCATGCCATGTCTCGCAGCCGGCGCTCTCGTCTCAGGTAAAAAAACTGGAAGAGCGCCTCGGCGTAGAGTTATTCGTCCGTACCAATCAGAGCGTTTGTCCGACCGAGGCAGGTTACCGGATTATCGCCACGGCCAAGGACATGCAGCGTTCTGCACGCCAGATTAATGATATGGCGGCAGAATATCGTGACCCGCTATCGGTTCCACTGAAGCTGGGAATTTTCCCGACATTGGCACCATTTATCGTTCCCTATATCAGCCGTTCGGTGAAAGATATCGCGGACTCGCTAAAGCTTATTTATCGCGAGAAACCGACGGCGGAACTGGTACAGGAATTGCGTCGCCGTACCATCGATGTCGCGCTTGTCAGCGGACCCTTTGATGCGGCTGGCTGCAATTTCACCCCGGTATTCCGCGAGAAGCTGTATCTGATCGTTTCAGACAAGCACAGGCTGAGCAATCGCCACACCATCTCCGCCAGAGAGGTTCCACGCGAAGAAATGCTGTTGCTCGATGAAGAACACTGCCTGCGCAATGAAGCCATAGCCTTGTGTCAGGATAATCGTGTCGGTCTGGATGTACCGGAAGATATGTCTGCGACCAGTCTGCTGACCGCCTCCCATTATATTGCCAATGATTTCGGCTGCACATTGATGCCGGAACTGGGAGTGCCTTTTATCGCCCGTGCGAATCCGCATATCCGCTTCATCGAAATCAATGATGAGAGCTATGTTAGAAATATCGGTTTTCTCTCGCGCAAAGGGTGTCCACGCGAACATATCCTGCACGCATTATGCGATCAGATTCGCCGCCATCCACCAGATAATACCCAGGCCTTGCACTGA